CGCTGCTGCTGGGTGTTCAGGTAGGCATCCAGATCGAAAGACGACATGTCAGGTGACCTCGGGCGTGGGCTGTGGAAGGAGCTGGCGCAGACGGCGGATCAGCGCCTCCAGGTCCAGGGGCTTCACGAAATAATCCGCGGCGCCGGCTTCCGCGCCGCGCCGCTTGTCCTCGGGCTCCCCACGTCCACTGATGAAGATGATGGGGATGTCGCGGAACTGTTCGTTCTTCTTGACGGCCTTGCACAACTCGAAGCCATCGATCCAGGACATGTTCACGTCCATGAGGATGACGTCGGGCCGCTTGAGTTGGAGGGAGGCGATGAGCCGCAGACCGTTGGCGGCGGCGTTGACCTCGAAGTCCTCGGACTCCAGGGCGAGCGAGAGCAACTCGCGCGTGTCGCGGTCATCGTCGACGATGGTGACCTTGGGCTTGGACATGAGATGGCCGGGGTGGGGGGTCGTCGTCCCTGGACAAACTAGAACGGCACATCATCCTCGGGAGGGGGGGTGGCCGCTCGGGAAGCGGCCGGGCTGCTCCGGGCCGGAGCGGGAGTGGCGGGCACCGGGGGCTTCACGCCCGCCTGCAGCGCCACCACCTCGTCCTGCCCATCCGCGGACAGCAGCTCCTCGATGCGCTTCTCCGCCGCGTTGAGCAACTGCTCACCCCGGCGCACCAGCTTGATGCCCTCCTCGAAGGACTTGAGCGACTCCTCGAGCGAGAGGGTGCCGCCCTCGAGCCGGGCCACCATCTCCTCGAGCTTCTGCACCACGTCCCCGTACTGTTCGGGCACCGCCTCCGCCGCCTTGCCCCTGCTGTCCTTCGCCACGGTGTGTCCACCTCGAGAGAAAGAGCCGGCGGACTCTATAGAGGAGGCCATCTCCAGGTTCCAGAGGGACCTGAGGGGGGTTGGTTAGCAATCCACCGGACCCTTCACGGCCGTCACGGTGGCCTCGATTTCCTCACATCCCTGGAGCGTCCTGGCCCCGGCGCTGGCGAACTTGATGCCGAGCAGCTCACCGGGCTGGACGTCCGCGATGGAACGCACCACGCCCCCGTCGCGCCGCCGGACGGTGACGGCGTAGCCGCGGGACATGACCTTGAGGGGGCTCAGGGCATCCAGCCGGCCCTCCAACCCCTGGAAGTGACGCTGGGCGTGGGCGAGCGCGTCCTTCTCCAGGGCCACCAGGCGGGCCTTGTGCTCGGCCAGCCGGGCGCGCAGCTCGGCCACCCGCGCCACCGGGGAGACACGCTCCAGCCGCAAGCGGGCCTGGGCCGCCCGGGCCCGGCGCGCCGCCACGTCCGCGCGCAGCGCGTCCTTGAGCCGGGCGGACAGCTGCACCAGACGCGCGCGCTGCTCGGCCAGCCGCGACTGGGGCCGCTGGCGTTGCAGGTGCTCGGTGTGGGCCCGGAGATCCTCCCGGTGCCGCCGGAGCACCAGACGCATCTGCCGCGTCATGGCCTCCTCGGCGTCCGCCAGCCGCAGCCGCTCGTTGGACAGGCGCCGGCGGGGATCCACCAGCCCGCCCCGCGCCTGCCCCAGGGCGCCGCGCAACTCCAGGACGCGGCGCTCGACCGCCTTGCGCAGCCGCACCGACCAGGTGGCCAGGCCGTACTCCAGCTCCTGCAGCACCGGCGCGAGCCGCTCCGCCGCCGCGCTGGGCGTGGGCGCGCGCCAGTCCGCCACGAAGTCCGCGATGGTGAAGTCAATCTCGTGCCCGATGGCGGACACCACCGGCACGGGCGAGGCGAAGATGGCGCGCGCCACGCGCTCCTCGTTGAACGTCCAGAGATCTTCCTTCGAGCCGCCGCCGCGCGTGACGACGATGACGTCCACGTCCGTGCGCGACAGGCGCTCGATGCCGCGGGCCACCTCCTCGGCGGACCCCTCGCCCTGCACGCGCGCGTCACACAGCAGCACGGACAGGCGCGGGTGGCGCGAGTGCAACACGCGCAGGAAGTCCTGCAGCGCCGCGCCGGTGCGGCTCGTCACCACGCCGATGCGCCGGGGCAGGAAGGGCAGCGGGCGGGGCGGCCGGACGCGGTTGTCGCCAATGAGCCCCTCGGCGGCCAGCCGTGCCTTGAGCTGCTCGAAGGCGAGCGCCAGTGCCCCCTCCCCTTCCGGCTCCAGCTTGAAGGCGATGAGGCTGTAGCGCCCCGAGGGCGCGTAGAGGTCCACGCTGCCCTCGACCACCACCGCGAGCCCGTCGCGCAGGTGGAAGCGCAGCCGCGCCGCCTGCGAGGCCCACATCTTCACGTCGATCGACGCCTCCGCGTCCTTGAGCGTGAAGTACAGGTGGCCGCGGGCGTTGGCGCCCCGGAAGCCGGACACCTCGCCACGCACCAGCACCCGGGGGAAGCGCGACTCGAGGGTCGTCTTGATCTGCTGGGTGAGCTCGCCCACGGTGAGCACCGTGCGCGTGGGCGCCGCCGGGCGCGCGGGCGCTCCGGGCAGCGGGGACAGCGACGTGGACACGTCCGCCAGCGCCGCGGGCGGCACGGGTGCGGGGGGCCGGGCGGGAGGCTCGGGCGGCTTGGGCGCCACGACCTCCACCGCCGGCGGAGCCAGGGGAAGAAGAGCCCCGCCGAACAGATCTCCCTGTCCGGCCGGAGGGGCGGGAGGAGCCTCGCCCGTCGCGCGCCGCTTCTTCATCGCTTGAGCTTCTCGACCCAGCCCTTGGCCTTCTGGTGCGTCTCGTCATCCGGCGACGTCATGGACATGACCTCGCGGAACTTGGGCAGCGCCTCCTCGGGATCGGTGTCCTTCATGGCGTAGGCGCTCATGTAGACGTCCTTCGCCTTCTGGCGCATCTCGTTGACGATGTTGGCGGCGCCCGTGTTGCTCGGGTCGGCCTGGAGGGCGCGCTGGGCATAGTCCATCGCGCGGCCCCACTGCCCGGACACCTTCGCCGACGAGGCCATCTTGTAATAGTTGTTGGCGGCGCGCTTGCCGGCCCCGGCGACGAGCTTGCTGCCGCGGCCGCTGGTGATCTTCCGGTCCAGCTCCAGCAGGCGCGTCAGGCCCCGGTCATCCAGATCCTCCATCCGCTTGTAGAGCATGCCGAAGTCGCCGAGCTGGCTCGTGAGCGTCTTGCACTGCGGGGCCTTGGATGCGCAGTCGTTGGCGATGGCCATGGCGCCCTGCAGATCGCCATCGCGGTAGCGATCCACCGCTTGATCCCACGGCTTGGGCACCGCCTTGGGAGTGGGCGGAGGGGGCGGCGCGTCGCGCTCCGCGATGGCGCGCGCGGCCTGCTCGTTGACGACCTTGGCGTCGCGGTGCTCCGGGAAGGCCACGAGCACGTCGTCGGTGATGGCCTTGGCCTGATCCAACTGCTTCTGCGTCAGGAGCGACTGGGCCTCGCCCACGCGCTTGTCGGCCTTGTCCTTCAGCTCCCGGCGCAACGAGCCCACCACCTCGAACATCTGGGTGTCCTGGGACACCTTGGCCAGGGAGGTGAACGCCGGGCCGAGCTGGTTCTGCGCCAGCGCCGTCCGGGCCGCCTCGAGCGCCAGCTGGTTGGGAATCTCCTTCTCCACGCGCGCCAGGTAGTCGCCCACCTGCGGGTGGTCGGGCTCGGCCTCCTTGAGCTCGAGCAGCCGCGCCTTGGCGTCGGTCCACTTGCCGTCGCGGATGAGGTTCTTGGCCTCCTGGAAGAGACCGGCGATCTGCTCGCGCTGCAGCTGGGCGGCCTGGGCGCTCTGGCGCAGGGTCTCGGCCTGCCGCTGCTGCTGCACCTTCATGACGAGCAGCACGACCGCCAGGAGCACGAAGACGGACGCGGAGATCACCAACAGGCGCTTCTTGCGCTTCTGCGCCTCGGGATCCGCCGCCGCCGCGCGGCCCCGGCCCGGGCGCACCCGCGACTCGGGACGGGGCGGAGGACGCCGGGGGGCGATCGCCGCCTCCCCATTCCCCTCCTCCCCTTCCTCCTCCGCGGCGGGCGCCGCCGGGGCGGCCGCGGTGCGGGTACGTGCCGGGCGCGCGGGCGGTGCCGAGGGCATCGGCATCATCATCGTGGCATTGGAGGCGTCGTTGAAGGTGAGCTCCGTGTCGCCCAGCGTGAGCACGGCGCCGGAACTCAGGGGCGTCTCCTCGCTCAGGGGCTCGCCATTCATCAGGGTGCCGTTACCGGACCCCAGATCGTTCACCGTCCAGCCTCCGCCCAGGCGCCGGATGAGCACGTGCCGACGGGACACCGAGGAGTCCGGGATGCAGATGGGGTTGTCGTTGGCACGGCCGATGACGTACTCGCCATCCTCCAGACCGAACTCCTGACCGGCGCAGGGACCCGCGGTGCACACCAGCTTCGTGGCCGACGGCGGGAGGGGCTCCCGCTCGGGGGCACGAGGCGCGGCGGCGGCGGTGGGACTCCTACGCGCTCCGGGACGCGGACGCGCGGCGCCGCCCGAGGGGGCGTCCGACGAGGAACTGGTCGTGGGGCGACGACGGGTGGGAGGGGAACCGTTCGACATGGGAAGTCACCGCTTCATTTCGTACACGGAGACGGGCGTCACGGCCCGTGCTCGATGGCCTTCTGGGGCCGATTGTGACAGCGATGCGCCCCGGGAGGAAAGCTCCGGTTGATTTCGCCGGGCACCGGGGCCGCCCGCTCGGTGGCCTTGAACTGGATGTCGCGCTGGAAATCCAGCCCCAAGTGGCCAGATGTCCGCTCCAGGTCGACCGTCAACCGGCCGGGCATGAGGCGGACCCCCGGGTCCAGGTCCGACGGGCCCTGGAGTGCCTCGGGGGATGCTCCTCGTCCGCGCGGGAGGTCCTCCCCGCGCGGACTAGCTGCCGACGTCGCCGAACATGAACTGGAACACGATGGGCCCGAAGAGCACCATGAACACCGTGGGGAAGATGCACGCGATGAGCGGGAAGAGCATCTTCACCGGCGCCTCGCCGGCGAGCTTCTCGGCGCGCTGGGTGCGGTCGATGCGCAGCTGGGTGGACTGGATGCGCAGCACCTTGCCGAGGCTGGTGCCCATCTTGTCCGCCTGGATGAGCGCGGTGACGAAGGTGGTGAGCGACGGCAGGTCCACGCGAGCGATCATCGCCTTGAGGCCCTCCTCGCGCGTCTTGCCCATCTTGAGCTGCTTGAGGACGATCTGCAGCTCCTCGCGCAGCGGGCCCGCCTTGCCCTTCTCCACCACCTTGGCCAGCGCGCCCGTGAAGTCCAGGCCCGCCTCCACCGACAGCGTCAGCAGGTCCAGGTTGTAGGGCAGCGCCCGGGAGATGAGCAGGTGGCGCTTCTTCACCTGATCGTTCACCCAGATGAGCGGGTAGTACATGCCGAAGAGCAGGAAGAGCAGCGCCCAGGCCAGGTTCTCGCCGATGGCGTTCACCAGGATGAGCCCCGCCACCAGACCCACGGCGGCGGAGATCTCCTGCAGCGCCATGATGTCCTCGGGCTTGAAGGCCTGGGGCTCACCCGCCCGGATGAGGGCGCGGCGCATCTTGGTCTCGTAGCCCGGCCACATGAAGCGGCGGTTGAGCACGCCGAGCTTGCGGATGGCGACCGAGCTGAAGCCCGCGACGCCACCGGCCGACTCGTCGCGCACCTCCGAGACGAACTGCGAGAAGTAGTTCTGGTAGACGCCGAACCCGAAGAAGCCCACGGACGCCGCGAACATCAGCGCCGAGCCGCCCATCAGCGTCGTGGTGAGAACATCGCTCATGGCCGTTCCTTAAATGTCGATGTTGACGATGCGCCGGATGATGAGCACGCCCATGACTTCCATGAGCGCGATGATCGTCACCAGCACATACCCGAACCAGTGGTCCATCATCGGCTCCATCAGGTCGGGACGCATGTAGTTGAGCACCAGGCCGAGCACGCCCGGCATGGCCGCCACCACCCAGCCCTGCAGCTTGCCCTGGGAGGTGAGCGCGTCGATCTTCCCCTCGAGCCGGAAGCGCTCGCGGATGACGCTCGAGATGGTCTCGAACATCTCCGCCATGTTGCCGCCCAGCTGCCGCGCGATGTTGGTGGCCACCACCACCAGCTCCAGGTCGTCGCTGCCCACCCGGCGGCCCATGTTGATGAGGGCCTCCTCCAGGGGCACGCCCAGCTTGATCTCCTTGACGAAGAGACCGAACTCCTGGGCCAGCGGCGGCTGGGCCTCGCGCGCCACGTGCTCGATGGCCTGCGGGAACGTGAGGCCCGCCTTGAACGCATTGGCCATGGCCTGCAGCGCGTCCACCAGCTGCACGTTGAACTTCTTGATGCGCCGCTTGCGGTAGTGCTTCACCAGGATGATCGGCAGGAAGAAGCCGAAGATGGTGCACACCACGCACAGGATGGGGTTGAAGATGATGTACGACAGGATGCCCAGAAGGCACATGCTGGCGATGTTGAGCACCAGCAGCTGACGGGCATCGATGAAGAGGAACATGTCGCTCAAGTCGTTCATCGACTTGACGACGTAGCGCTCCTGATACTGCTCGTAGGCCTTCGCCAGCACGGTGAAGATCACCAGGCTGAAGAAGAAGACCGATCCGGTGACGAGGAGGAGGACGATTCCGGCCAGCATGGGCGAGGACTTCCTTCAGCGACGGGGGGAGGCCAGCAGCGGGGAGGAAGGGATCAAGCGGGGCCTCAGGGAGTACCCGAGGAGCCCACGGCGCTCTTCTCCGAGGCGCTGCCCTTGATGATCTGGATGATCTCGCGGCGCTTCTGCTCGAGCACGCGGGTGCGCTCGCCCGACAGGAGCGTGGTGATGGTGGCGCGGCCGCGCTCCTCGATCATGTCCACGTCCTCCTCGTTGCGCAGCGACAGCGTGAGGTTGCCGAGCTCCGCGGCCAGGGTGAGGATCTCCGCCTCCTCGGGGATGACCATCAGCGTGATGTTGTTGTACTCGCGCTGGGACTCGGGGATGAGGTTCACGTTCGTGGTGCCCGTCACCTTGCCGGTGGCCAGGACGATCACGTTCTGCAGGAGCGTCACCGCCACGCTCTCGTCCGTCTGCGGATCGCGGAAGGTGCCGATCACGTCCACGTGATCATTGGGACGCACCCAGCCACCCACCGACGTGGTGACGCGCGAGTCGATGGTGACGGCGCGCACCTTCTTCTGCACCTTGGTGGACAGGCGCTCGGCGGCCTTGGTCGTCTCGAACTGGCTCCACAGCAGCGGGTCACCCGTCTGCAGCGCCACGAGCACCTTCTGGCCCACCACGTAGTTGGCCGAGTCCGGCTTGACCACCGAGGAGGTGACGAACTGCTCGGGCACCTGCCGCTGGCTGATCATCTCGAAGGTGATGACAGTCCCCTCGGGCAGATCCTGCGTGGCCACGACCACCGGCACCAGGTTCCAGCCCCGGCGTACGTCCGCCTCCTTCTTCTTGATGGCGGACCACGCGATGATTCCAGCCAGCAGGCCGAGGCCCAGCGCGATGATCAGAGGAGTCTTACCCTTCAACATGTCTTGAGGACCTCCAAAAGCGGGGGGTCGCCCGTGCAGGGCGGGAATGCGGCGGTGCGGGAGCTGTTCTGCAAAGCGGGGGCCCGGGGCACCAGCGGGCGGGGATGTTATCCAGTAGTCATGGAAGGTGTCAAAGACGCGAGAGTGCGGTTGCCTGCCTGGCCTACCCACCGCGTCGACCGTCCCGGATACCTGACACGTTGCTTCGCCGGTGGACTCCCCTCTGGCGGCCACCTGACCGATACACGCCCTGGCATGAATGTCGCTAGATGGCGGCATTCATGAGTCAACACTCCCCCCCGTCCCGGGAATCCGGGCAAGCGGCGGTCGAATCGGCACTGGTGCTGCCGCTGATGGTCTTCCTGGGCCTGGGCCTCATCCAGCTGACGATGATGCAGCAGGCGAAGTTGATGACCGAGTACGCGGCGTACTGCGCGGCGCGCACGGGAATCGTGTGGAACGGCAACAACGAGCGCATGCACGACGCGGCCATCATCGCGCTCTTGCCCACCATGGGCCGCACGGACACCCTGCTCCACCTGGGCAAGACGTGGGCGCTGGCGCAGCTCTACGACGAGGCGCTGCAGCTGCTGGCCTGGCCGAACAAGAAGCAGAGCGATGATCCGAAGGCGGGCTCGACGAAGACCTCGAGCGTGCCGGCCTCGGTGAACGGCTCCAACCTGTTCGGCCAGGTGCGCGTCGACACGGTGAATCCCTCCTGGTACTCGCCCATCAAGAGCGTGTGGAAGCTGCGCTCGGGCGCGGGCTGGAAGGAGCTGGACTTCGACGGGCCGGACACCTACCCGCAGGTGCCGTCGCTGGAGTCGAAGATCGCCAAGTTCTTCAACCTGGCCCTGCCGGACAACGACGAGGAGGTCTACCGCAAGGCCACGGTGCTGAGCATCCGGGTGCGCTACTGGTACGAGCTGCGCGTGCCCTTCGCCAACTGGATCATCTTCACGTCCTGGTGGGCGGCCAACGCGGGGGTGACCCTGGGCGGCGCCATCTACAAGCCCACGACCGACTCGGGCGCGCGCATCACCAGCAAGAAGGGCGGCATGAGCGAGGTGGGCGCGGTGCCCGTCAAGGGACTGGAGCACCAGCGCGGCTACAACTCGCTCTACCAGCCGGAGATGACCGTGCTCTGGATGCTGGCCACCGGCAGCATCCCGCTGCTCTCGAAGTACGTGGGCAAGCGCTACTTCATCCCGCTGACGGCCACCTACAGCATGCGGATGCAATCGAACTTCTACTACAAGTGGCTGATGCACCTGGAACCGGAGTGGGGACTGTAGAGCCATGGTGACCCGTGCACTACGACGCGGCATGAAGCGGCAGGAGGGCCAGGCCCTCGTGCTCGCCTGTCTGTTGATGCTCATCCTGAGCATCGCGCTCATCACGACGGTGAACATCGGCCATGGGGTGCACGAGCGCATCCGCCTGCAGAACACGGCGGACGCGGCGGCCTACTCCACGGCGGCGATGGAGGCGCGCGCGTTCAACTTCTACGCGTTCACCAACCGCACCCAGGTGTCGCACTACGTGTCGGCGATGATGTGGCAGTCGCTCGACTCGTTCCTGTTCTCCATCCAGGCGTTCCTGACGGACATCTTCGGGTTCATGCGCACCGTCGGCCCGTGTTTCCCCTCGGACTCACGCAGCAGTTACTGGATCATCGTCTGCGCCGTGCTCGACCGGATCCCCTACGTCAACATCGTCATGAAGGCGCTGGACATCGTCTACAAGGCGGTCCGGCTGATCCTCGACGTCATGAAGAAGGTCTTCCCGGCCATCGATCGCGCCATTGGAAGGATCGTGGTGCCCGGGCACCGGATGCTCAACGGGGTGATGGCCGGTGCGTCCACGGCGGTGATGATGTCCACGTCCACCTACGTGATGGGCACCTCCAACAAGATCATCGCCGCGAACGATCCCAACGTGGACTCGCTCATCCCGCAGACGCTCGCGGGGCTCATCAATCAGTGCCTCTACAACCGCACCCACTACAAGCAGGCCAACGGCACGCCGTTTTCTCCGGTCAACCCCTTCAAGGAACTGGACCCCACGGTGCGGGACGAGTCCAGCAAGGTCGCCCGCGCCAAGCGGGTGATGGCGGGAATCACCAACGCCACGCGCTTCCCCTGTGACGCGAAGACGAGTCTGTGCCCGGAGACGTTGGTCACCAAGCGCACCCTGGGTGCGCTGCTGCCCATCCCCGACTGGCTCAAGCCCCTGGAGACCTTCCTCGACAACATTCCCAAGTGGGGCCAGACGCGCTTTCTCACCTACAAGCTGGGCTACGGCACGGACGAGAACGAAACGGGGGCCAAGTCCAAGAAGCGCAACAAGATCCGCGAGATGAACGATCTGCCCAACTCCCCCATGGGCATGATCGCCCAGGGAGACATCCTCGCCTCGGACGACCCGTACTACATCAAGCTCGGGCCGAGCCGGCTCGGCATTGTCAACAACCCCTTCAGCTGCCCCAAGGAGCGCAGCTCGAAGGACAAGCGGACGTGGCGCGACTGCTGGGGAGATCCGCGCGAGGACAAGGACAGCACGCTCAAGACGAGCATCTGGGCCTTGAGCAAGCACGAGCGCAAGGGCGGCGCGCACTGGCGGGTGGTGTTCCCCGGCCAGGCCTCCGACGAGGATGACGAGAAGGTGGGGCTCTACGAGAACAAGCCCTGTCTGTTGGATACGCCGATCAAGTGCTTGTTCAAGATGTCCGTGTTCGTGGCCAACACCCGGATCGATCCGGATGACAAGGACCACGCCTGGGAAGGCCTGATGCCCTTCCCGCACTTCGAGCCCGGCGACTACGCGAAGGACTGCGGAGGGGGCTTCGGCTCCGACCCCAGCACCACGCAGATGGCCCAGCGCAAGCATGACTTCAACCAGCCGTCGACGTGGGTGCTGCTCAACAAGAGCTCGGACGAGCTGCACAACTCCAAGGCGGACCAGACCGGCGCCACCTACAACAAGCCGGGCCTGCTCAACGACAGCGGCAAGCTCACCTTCTCCATGGGCTCGTCGTCCACGACGCTGGAGCTGGACAACGATCGCAAGAAGCTGGAGATCGCCGGCTTCCAGGTCTCCTCGGGCATGAGCGTCATCTCGCGCGGGCAGACGTACTACCACCGGCCCGGCAACTGGACCGAGCAGCCCAACTTCTTCAACCCCTACTGGAGACCGCGCCTGGCGGCCGTCTGGCAGGGCCGGGAGTCGCTGCCGCTCATCAACAAGCTCACCAACGCGCTGCCCGAGTCCGTGCGCGACACGCCCGCGAAGATCATCACCCACTGAGAACCGTCATGCTCCGCTCACGCGCACACAAGAAGACCATCCGGCGCGGCGCCGCCATCGTGGAGTTCGCGCTCGTGGTGCCCCTGCTGGTGTCCATCCTCATGTTCAGCATGTTCCTGAGCGACATCGTCCGGGCCAAGCTCAAGATGCAGGAGGCCAGCCGCTACACGGCGTGGGAGATGAGCAGCTACACGCTGAGCGACTACGGCAGCGCGGATCACGACAAGGCCTTCGAGACCGCCCAGAAGGCGGCGGTGGACGAGGCGACCGAGCGCTACAAGGACCTGGACTCGCTCGAGCCGGACGGCAAGTTCGGCTTCATGCTGAGCGCGGATCCGGTGCAGGTGAAGGTGGAGAACCAGACCGTGGCGGGCATCGACCTGAGCCGGGTCTTCGAGGGAAACGGAGGCGTGGGCGACGAGGCCAGCAACGCGGTGGGCAAGACGCTCAACTTCTTCCTCGACCACTTCAAGATGAACACCAAGGGGCAGGTGCAGGTGGAGATCACCAGCAAGCTCGCCAGCCTCGGGCTGCCCCGCAACTACCTGCAGCAGGAGCAGAAGGGCTTCTTCGACGTGGACAACTGGGGCGGCAAGGACCTGAGCAACCTGCCGGTGAAGAACCGCTACACCCTCATCGCCACCGGGTGGCAGCTGCCCGACGGAGCCAACGCCGTCATGGCCCCCAAGCGGGCGGGCGTGCACAGCGGAGGAAGCCAGCACGGCATGGCCGCGCAGGTGGACCGGATGACGTTCCTGGGTATAGGAAACTACGCGGACAAGGTGGGGTTGGACTCGCTCGGCTCGATCGCCAACTTCGTGTTCCCCGACTTCTTCGGACCGTTCGTGGTCGCCCACAACTATGAGCCCGCGGCCGAGGGGAACGAATGCAACAAGCCGGGGCACGGCGCCTCGGTGGGACTCAACAACCTCAACAAGTATCCCGGTCTGGACGACGACGCCCAGCGCTGCTTCGACACCGCCCCGTTCCGCGACACCCAGAAGTACGACGACTCGCTCTACCGCAAGGTGTTCATGGCCCGGGGCAACAGCTTCATGGGCTGCAAGAACGAACAGGCGGACATGCCCAACACGCCCCAACCCGATTCCAGCGTCCAGAAGGACAAGAACAAGAAGAAGGTGTCGTGCGAGTAAGCTCCCTCCCCCTCCTGGCGTTGCTCCTCTGGGCCCCCGTGTCGCGGGCCGAGCAGGAGCTCGCGGTCTATCCTGGCACCGTGCACACGCGGATCGGCAATGATCTGCTCATCGACGGCCAGTACCACCGCATGGCCTACTTCACCACCAAGGACTCCCTGGAGAAGGTGGCGAAGTACTTCCAGGGCTACTGGCGCAAGCAGGGCTACCCCGTCGTCGTGGAGGGGGACTTGAAGAACGAGGCCGTGGTGTCGGCCTTCTATACCCGCGAGGGGCTCCAGCGGGCCGTGGTGCTGCGGGCCGAGCGGGACAGGACGGTGGGCTTCACCGTGCTCAAGGATCTCTGGCTGTACGAGAAGCCGCCGGACGCGGGCAAGGGCCGCTTCATCCAGATCGAGGGCTCGCTCTTCAGCGCGGACGTGGGCTCGAGGGACGAGGCCGGGAGCACCCAGCACCGCACCCAGGTGGTGGAGCGGGGACTGGACGAGGTACGGCAGGAGATCGTCTCCAAGATGAGCGCCACGGGCTACAAGCCGGTGCGCGAGTCCGGAGGCAAGCTGGATGGCCAGCGCAACATCGTGCTCGAGTTCACGCGTGGGGCCGAGCAGGCGATCACCACGCTGGTGGAGCTGGCGCCCTCGCAGGTGGCCGTGTCGCAGAGCTGGGTGGGAACGGACCGTCCGGACGGCATGCCCAACGCGGACGCCGTGCGCCAGGCGCGCGAGGCGCACGCGCGCGAAGTCCAGCAGCGCCGGGAGAAGAAGCCATGAGCGCGCTGCTGTGTGCCGTGTCGGTGGCGCTGGTGGCGGCGGCCCCGCAGCAGCTGTCGCGCGAGAGCCGGATGCTCTTCGAGACCGCCCCCGCCCGGCTGGAGGCCCGCGTCGGGGAGTGGGTGACGTACCAGATGGATGGCGCGCCCCAGCAGGGCTTCATGCGCCTGGCCGTCGTCGGCGAGGAGAAGGACGCGAAAGGGCGGGACGCGGTGTGGGTGGAGATGGAGTTCGGCAGGCACTCGGAGCTCAAGGCGCCGCTGGCGCAGTACCTCATGTTGGTGACGCGTGACGTGGGGCTGCGCTCGGAGGGCGTGACGCGGTTGTTCGTCAGCCAGGGCTACGAGAAGCTGCAGGAGCTGGAGCAGGACGCCGTGGCCCACTTCATGGGGACGCCCAAACCGGAAGCGCCCCCGGCGCCCCTTCCCGCGTCCACCGAGCAGATCTCCGCGGGTCCGGACACGAGCGTGACCCGGGGCAAGCCCGCGCGGGTGATGACGCTCGCGGGGACGGTGCAGGCCGAGCCGATGGAGGTCCGCTACCGTCAGCTCGTCATCAAGCGCTACTGGATCAGCCGGGAAGTGCCCATCCTGCGGCTGGCGAAGATCGAGTTTCCCCCCATCCAGTACACGATGGAGGTGCGCGACTACGGCGTGGATGCCCGGCCTCGCATGGTGCGCCCCTCCCCGAACGACAAGAAGATGATCCTGGGGACCGAGGAGCAGCTACCCTCGCGCTTCAAGTTCCAGCCTCCCGCCGAGACGGATTCAGAGTCGAAGGACAACCGCCCATGAAGACGCCCACGCCGCCTCAAACGCTCCGCCGCCGCGCCCGTCGTGGCCAGGCCATGGTGGAGTACTCCTTCATCAACTGGGTGCTGGTGTTCGGCCTCATCGTCCTGATGAGCGTCGACCTGGGCAACGGGAAGGAGAAGATGAACGTCATCGACGCCTTCCTGCGCGCGTACCAGATTTATTACGACTCGTTCTACTTCGTGCTCAACCTGCCGTTCCCGTGAAGCCCACCCCGTCCCGCGCCGCCTCCGCCTCACCGCCCGCTCTCCGGGTCATCCACGGCATCGTCTTCGGCGGACTGACCGCCATCTGTGTCGTGGCCGGCATGGCGGAGTTCGAGCACCTGTGGCGCACCCAGCAGCAGCCCTTCCACGCCGGGCCGCCACCGCGTCCGGCGCTGGTGCTGGCCGTGCTCGCCACCGTGCTCGGCATGGGCGTCATCC
Above is a window of Cystobacter fuscus DNA encoding:
- a CDS encoding pilus assembly protein TadG-related protein, with the protein product MKRQEGQALVLACLLMLILSIALITTVNIGHGVHERIRLQNTADAAAYSTAAMEARAFNFYAFTNRTQVSHYVSAMMWQSLDSFLFSIQAFLTDIFGFMRTVGPCFPSDSRSSYWIIVCAVLDRIPYVNIVMKALDIVYKAVRLILDVMKKVFPAIDRAIGRIVVPGHRMLNGVMAGASTAVMMSTSTYVMGTSNKIIAANDPNVDSLIPQTLAGLINQCLYNRTHYKQANGTPFSPVNPFKELDPTVRDESSKVARAKRVMAGITNATRFPCDAKTSLCPETLVTKRTLGALLPIPDWLKPLETFLDNIPKWGQTRFLTYKLGYGTDENETGAKSKKRNKIREMNDLPNSPMGMIAQGDILASDDPYYIKLGPSRLGIVNNPFSCPKERSSKDKRTWRDCWGDPREDKDSTLKTSIWALSKHERKGGAHWRVVFPGQASDEDDEKVGLYENKPCLLDTPIKCLFKMSVFVANTRIDPDDKDHAWEGLMPFPHFEPGDYAKDCGGGFGSDPSTTQMAQRKHDFNQPSTWVLLNKSSDELHNSKADQTGATYNKPGLLNDSGKLTFSMGSSSTTLELDNDRKKLEIAGFQVSSGMSVISRGQTYYHRPGNWTEQPNFFNPYWRPRLAAVWQGRESLPLINKLTNALPESVRDTPAKIITH
- a CDS encoding type II secretion system F family protein, which produces MLAGIVLLLVTGSVFFFSLVIFTVLAKAYEQYQERYVVKSMNDLSDMFLFIDARQLLVLNIASMCLLGILSYIIFNPILCVVCTIFGFFLPIILVKHYRKRRIKKFNVQLVDALQAMANAFKAGLTFPQAIEHVAREAQPPLAQEFGLFVKEIKLGVPLEEALINMGRRVGSDDLELVVVATNIARQLGGNMAEMFETISSVIRERFRLEGKIDALTSQGKLQGWVVAAMPGVLGLVLNYMRPDLMEPMMDHWFGYVLVTIIALMEVMGVLIIRRIVNIDI
- a CDS encoding TadE/TadG family type IV pilus assembly protein, producing MSQHSPPSRESGQAAVESALVLPLMVFLGLGLIQLTMMQQAKLMTEYAAYCAARTGIVWNGNNERMHDAAIIALLPTMGRTDTLLHLGKTWALAQLYDEALQLLAWPNKKQSDDPKAGSTKTSSVPASVNGSNLFGQVRVDTVNPSWYSPIKSVWKLRSGAGWKELDFDGPDTYPQVPSLESKIAKFFNLALPDNDEEVYRKATVLSIRVRYWYELRVPFANWIIFTSWWAANAGVTLGGAIYKPTTDSGARITSKKGGMSEVGAVPVKGLEHQRGYNSLYQPEMTVLWMLATGSIPLLSKYVGKRYFIPLTATYSMRMQSNFYYKWLMHLEPEWGL
- a CDS encoding TadE/TadG family type IV pilus assembly protein; amino-acid sequence: MLRSRAHKKTIRRGAAIVEFALVVPLLVSILMFSMFLSDIVRAKLKMQEASRYTAWEMSSYTLSDYGSADHDKAFETAQKAAVDEATERYKDLDSLEPDGKFGFMLSADPVQVKVENQTVAGIDLSRVFEGNGGVGDEASNAVGKTLNFFLDHFKMNTKGQVQVEITSKLASLGLPRNYLQQEQKGFFDVDNWGGKDLSNLPVKNRYTLIATGWQLPDGANAVMAPKRAGVHSGGSQHGMAAQVDRMTFLGIGNYADKVGLDSLGSIANFVFPDFFGPFVVAHNYEPAAEGNECNKPGHGASVGLNNLNKYPGLDDDAQRCFDTAPFRDTQKYDDSLYRKVFMARGNSFMGCKNEQADMPNTPQPDSSVQKDKNKKKVSCE
- the cpaB gene encoding Flp pilus assembly protein CpaB; this encodes MLKGKTPLIIALGLGLLAGIIAWSAIKKKEADVRRGWNLVPVVVATQDLPEGTVITFEMISQRQVPEQFVTSSVVKPDSANYVVGQKVLVALQTGDPLLWSQFETTKAAERLSTKVQKKVRAVTIDSRVTTSVGGWVRPNDHVDVIGTFRDPQTDESVAVTLLQNVIVLATGKVTGTTNVNLIPESQREYNNITLMVIPEEAEILTLAAELGNLTLSLRNEEDVDMIEERGRATITTLLSGERTRVLEQKRREIIQIIKGSASEKSAVGSSGTP